A region of Pyxidicoccus parkwaysis DNA encodes the following proteins:
- a CDS encoding discoidin domain-containing protein — MKRLHKSLGLVGLSLSVLAGCGAPDGSDMSLGSSPSEPEAQTAGSALTTDCTNSTVGPLAVGNVTASANDGNLPANAVDGKLSTRWSCNGVGCWLMADLGAEKTVSGVELAWYLGDSRASKFEVSVSRDGSSYTRVATGTSSGKTLQPERTSFAAVPARYVKLTVNGNSQNTWASLTELHVLGSTCPPSTGGGTPTDPAPTPGRDAFGSVEIYPTAPNGRTWSSKWNANPRTLKAGQNDPYDAEFHMRGSNHTLDIRGDGTAKSAGDTIRFYLSSPGKTWFNTELTLYAKRVSEQSDADSATGFEFQARTADGHTEDSSVKNAAGLPQQCDGHSYGYSLRYDGRALFEKELRHPTYTSQVSRNIWSGGALPRNQWIGIKVITYNKPDGSVKLELFRDLTDGANGGQWTKVHEYADVGGWGISPTVAASCAIPADYRITTPQPIFIIRNSNIAEQWYKKATLREIVPPAQ, encoded by the coding sequence TTGAAGAGACTGCACAAGTCGTTGGGCCTCGTCGGCCTGTCCCTCTCCGTCCTGGCCGGCTGCGGTGCTCCGGACGGCTCCGACATGAGCCTCGGCTCCTCTCCCTCCGAGCCCGAGGCGCAGACGGCGGGTTCCGCCCTCACCACGGACTGCACCAACTCCACCGTCGGACCGCTCGCCGTCGGCAACGTGACGGCCAGCGCCAATGACGGCAACCTCCCGGCCAACGCCGTCGACGGCAAGCTCTCCACGCGCTGGTCCTGCAACGGCGTGGGGTGCTGGCTGATGGCCGACCTCGGGGCCGAGAAGACGGTCAGCGGGGTGGAGCTCGCCTGGTACCTCGGGGACAGCCGCGCCAGCAAGTTCGAGGTGAGCGTGTCGCGTGATGGCTCCAGCTACACGCGCGTTGCCACCGGTACGAGCAGCGGCAAGACGCTCCAGCCCGAGCGCACCTCCTTCGCCGCCGTGCCCGCCCGCTACGTGAAGCTCACGGTGAACGGCAACTCGCAGAACACCTGGGCGAGCCTCACCGAGCTGCACGTGCTCGGTAGCACCTGCCCGCCCTCGACGGGCGGCGGCACCCCCACCGACCCGGCCCCCACGCCGGGGCGCGACGCCTTCGGCAGCGTCGAAATCTACCCCACGGCGCCCAACGGCCGGACGTGGAGCTCGAAGTGGAACGCCAACCCGCGCACGCTGAAGGCAGGCCAGAACGACCCGTATGACGCCGAGTTCCACATGCGCGGCTCCAACCACACGTTGGACATCCGGGGCGACGGCACCGCCAAGAGCGCGGGCGACACCATCCGTTTCTACCTGAGCAGCCCGGGCAAGACGTGGTTCAACACCGAGCTGACCCTCTACGCCAAACGCGTCTCCGAGCAGAGCGACGCGGACAGCGCCACCGGCTTCGAGTTCCAGGCGCGCACCGCCGACGGCCACACCGAGGACAGCAGCGTGAAGAACGCCGCGGGCCTGCCGCAGCAGTGCGATGGCCACTCCTACGGGTACTCGCTGCGCTACGACGGCCGGGCGCTCTTCGAGAAGGAGCTGCGACACCCGACGTATACCTCCCAGGTGTCGCGCAACATCTGGAGCGGCGGCGCGCTGCCTCGCAACCAGTGGATTGGTATCAAGGTCATCACCTACAACAAGCCCGACGGCAGCGTGAAGCTGGAGCTGTTTCGCGACCTCACCGACGGCGCCAACGGCGGTCAGTGGACGAAGGTGCACGAGTACGCGGACGTGGGCGGCTGGGGCATCAGCCCGACGGTGGCCGCGAGCTGCGCCATCCCCGCCGACTACCGCATCACCACGCCGCAGCCCATCTTCATCATCCGCAACAGCAACATCGCGGAGCAGTGGTACAAGAAGGCCACCCTGCGCGAAATCGTTCCGCCGGCGCAGTAG
- a CDS encoding ELWxxDGT repeat protein, giving the protein MSLGPSLLLLAVSGAGPASVEVPARVDAPVDVSARSSRDWKLCGPPVLLKDIALGAAGSEPRELVHGDGVLFFTADDGVHGRELWKSSGTGGAGTFLVADVRPGPLGSEPHALTVVGDRVFFIADDGVDGQQLWVSDGMARGTRKLTRLHPDLLGIFPSLIDFRGTLYFSANDGVHGFELWRSDGTPGARRRSRTSHREPRPRILEASCARAGTSSSRRMTERTVPNCGPCRSGPGTRVTEGPQVPAGTVDLECRHNETAGRRPRQPIGTRPRHQMEADRSPPSAIDRGHAPESAGRRRRS; this is encoded by the coding sequence ATGAGCCTCGGGCCCTCTCTGTTGTTGCTGGCGGTGTCCGGCGCGGGCCCGGCTTCCGTGGAGGTGCCGGCGCGCGTGGATGCCCCGGTGGATGTCTCGGCGCGAAGCTCGCGGGACTGGAAGCTTTGCGGCCCTCCCGTCCTGCTGAAAGACATTGCCCTCGGAGCGGCGGGCTCGGAGCCGCGCGAGCTCGTGCACGGCGACGGGGTCCTCTTCTTCACCGCGGACGACGGGGTGCATGGGCGCGAGCTGTGGAAGAGCAGCGGGACGGGCGGCGCGGGCACCTTCCTGGTGGCTGACGTGCGGCCGGGTCCGCTCGGCTCCGAGCCCCACGCGCTGACGGTGGTGGGAGACCGCGTCTTCTTCATCGCGGATGACGGCGTGGACGGACAGCAGTTGTGGGTGAGCGACGGCATGGCCCGGGGCACGCGCAAGCTGACGCGACTCCACCCGGACCTGCTGGGCATCTTTCCCTCTCTCATCGACTTCCGGGGCACGCTGTACTTCAGCGCGAATGACGGCGTGCACGGCTTCGAGCTGTGGCGCAGCGACGGCACGCCCGGGGCACGGCGCCGCTCGCGGACCTCGCACCGGGAGCCGCGTCCTCGAATCCTCGAGGCTTCCTGCGCTCGGGCTGGGACGTCTTCTTCGCGGCGGATGACGGAACGCACGGTACCGAACTGTGGGCCGTGCCGTTCCGGCCCGGGGACGCGTGTGACTGAAGGGCCCCAGGTCCCGGCCGGCACGGTGGACCTCGAGTGCAGGCACAACGAGACGGCCGGTCGGAGGCCCCGCCAACCCATTGGCACGCGGCCAAGACATCAGATGGAGGCTGACAGGAGCCCCCCGTCCGCCATAGATCGGGGGCATGCTCCCGAGTCCGCAGGCAGGCGTCGACGCTCGTGA
- a CDS encoding flavin reductase family protein has protein sequence MLPSPQAGVDARDFRDALSRWASGVAVVSLRDAHGLAATTVSSFSALSLEPPLVLVALKETSRTLKRVEAAGRFTVSVLTSTQRDIAAKCASGAAEEAAFDERAWVHGSLVGLSCELHDLRPYGDHLLVAGRVLGVYRGVDSEPLLYWNRAYRAVTELPSAGPGPLPK, from the coding sequence ATGCTCCCGAGTCCGCAGGCAGGCGTCGACGCTCGTGACTTCCGGGACGCGCTGTCCCGGTGGGCCAGCGGTGTGGCCGTGGTGTCGCTCCGCGATGCCCACGGCCTGGCCGCGACGACGGTGAGCTCGTTCAGCGCGCTCTCGCTGGAGCCGCCGCTCGTGCTCGTCGCCCTCAAGGAGACCTCACGGACGCTCAAGCGCGTGGAGGCCGCAGGCCGCTTCACCGTGAGCGTCCTCACCTCCACCCAGCGCGACATCGCCGCGAAGTGCGCGAGCGGCGCCGCGGAAGAGGCCGCGTTCGACGAGCGCGCCTGGGTCCACGGCTCCCTCGTCGGCCTCTCCTGTGAGCTGCATGACCTGCGCCCCTATGGCGACCACCTGCTGGTGGCCGGCCGAGTGTTGGGCGTCTACCGGGGCGTGGATTCCGAGCCGCTCCTCTACTGGAACCGTGCCTACCGTGCCGTGACGGAGCTGCCGTCGGCCGGGCCCGGCCCCCTTCCGAAGTAG
- a CDS encoding superoxide dismutase: MAFTLPDLPYAKDALAPHISAETLEYHHGKHHAAYVTNLNKLLDGKPEAAKSLEEVILSSDGGVFNNAAQVWNHTFYWNCMKPNGGGRPTGELADAINRDFGSFEKFREEFANAATTQFGSGWAWLVVEGGKLKVTKTGNADLPMKHGQKALLTIDVWEHAYYIDFRNARPKYIDTFLEKLVNWDFVAKNLAAAR, encoded by the coding sequence ATGGCTTTCACCCTCCCTGACCTGCCGTACGCCAAGGACGCCCTCGCTCCCCACATCAGCGCCGAGACGCTCGAGTACCACCACGGCAAGCACCACGCCGCGTACGTGACGAACCTCAACAAGCTGCTGGACGGCAAGCCCGAGGCGGCCAAGTCGCTGGAGGAGGTCATCCTCAGCAGCGACGGTGGCGTGTTCAACAACGCCGCCCAGGTCTGGAACCACACCTTCTACTGGAACTGCATGAAGCCCAACGGCGGCGGGCGCCCGACGGGTGAGCTCGCGGACGCCATCAACCGCGACTTCGGCTCCTTCGAGAAGTTCCGCGAGGAGTTCGCCAACGCCGCCACCACGCAGTTCGGCTCCGGCTGGGCGTGGCTCGTCGTCGAGGGCGGCAAGCTCAAGGTGACGAAGACGGGCAACGCGGACCTGCCGATGAAGCACGGCCAGAAGGCCCTGCTCACCATCGACGTGTGGGAGCACGCGTATTACATCGACTTCCGCAACGCGCGCCCCAAGTACATCGACACGTTCCTCGAGAAGCTCGTCAACTGGGACTTCGTCGCCAAGAACCTCGCGGCGGCCCGCTAA